CTGCACGAAGAAGTCCCACTGGCTCTGGAGCCGCTCGCCCCCGGCGCGGATCTCGTCCCGGCCGATCTGCTCGACGGGGATGTTGGGCATGCGCAGGGCGCCGTCCGGTGTGAACAGCGACGCCAGACGGGGGCGGTCGCGCATCATCGCCGCGTCGGTGAACTCGCCGCGCAGTGCCTCGATCTCGACGCGGTCCGCGATGGCCTGGAAGTCGTTCATCAAAGTCGTCTCTCCGTCTTGGTCTTGTCGTCGTCCTCACCGTGACGACAACGCAGCCCCTCGGAATGTGAGGCGGCGCGTCGGCCTCACATTCCGAAGGGCTGTCCTGTCGTAACGGGTAGAGGCAGGGAAGCGAGCGAGGGAGACGTCCAGATCATGACCACCACAGCCGGACCCGGCGACGATCAAGGCGATCCGGGCCTCAGCGCGATCATGAGCGAGCGGCGCCGGCTGATCAACCTCGGCTATCGGCTCCTCGGATCCTTGGCCGACGCCGAGGACGTCGTGCAGGAGACCTACACCCGCTGGTACGCCCTCTCGCCACAGGAGCAGCGGGCGATCGAGTCGCCCGGCGCCTGGCTGATGACGGTCGCCAGCCGCATCTGTCTGAACCTCCTCGGCTCGGCGCGGGCCAGGCGGGAGACGTACGTGGGCGAGTGGATCCCCGAGCCGCTGCCCGATCCCGTGCAGTGGATCACCGGGCACTCCGGCGGCGGCGGGCTCGACCCGGCCGATCGGGTCACACTCGACGAGTCGGTGACGATGGCCTTCCTGGTGGTCCTCGATTCGATGACCCCGGCCGAGCGCGTCGCGTTCGTCCTGCACGACGTGTTCTGCTATCCCTTCGGCGAGGTCGCCGAGGTCACGGGCCGCACTGCGGCGGCGTGCCGCCAGTTGGCCTCGTCCGCTCGGCGTCGCATCCGGACCGCACGGACGCCCGCGGACTCGAGTGCCGGACAGGCCCATGTCGTGAGGCAGTTCAAAAGGGCGTGGGAGACGAAGGACATCGACGCGCTGGTCGGGCTGCTCGACCCCGACGCCACCGCGACCGCCGACGGCGGCGGGCTGGCCGTCACCCACCTGCACCCGATCGTGGGCGGTGAGCGGATCGCGAAGGCATACGCCAAGATCGCCCGTGTGGCGGGCGACCGCACGACGTTCATGGAATGCACGGTCAACGGCCTGCCCGGCTTGGCGGCGTTGCAGGACGGCGACATCGCGACCGTGTTCGCGTTCGAGATCGCGGACGACCGGATCAGGCACATCTGGGCAGTGCGGAACCCCGAGAAGCTCCGTCCGTGGCGCATCACATGAGGTGTGCTCGCAGTTTCCTTTCCCTCCGTATCCGGAAGGATCACAGCACCTGACGTACTCAGCGGCGACAATGAGCAGGCACTGGGTTCGACGGTCCGGGGGGAACTGGATGCTGACCGGGATCGTGATCGACGCGCTGGACGCGGCGCGCCTGGACCGCTTCTGGCTGGACGCGACGAGAGGCCGGACAGACGGTCTGCGGCTGCGGTTCGTGCCCACGACGAAGCCGAAGGCGGCGCAGAAGAACCGGCTCCATCTCGACCTGGCCGGAGGGCCGGACTGGCAGGGCGAGGTGGCGCGCCTGCTCGCACTCGGAGCGACACGGGTCGACATCGGCCAGGGGGACGTCCCGTGGGACGTGCTGGCGGATCCCGAGGGCAACGAGTTCTGCGTCCTGCGGCCCGGTCATCCCGGCGTGCTCGCCGACGCCGGCCTCGCCGCGATCTGCCTCGACATCGCCGAGGAGGACCGCTACGGACAGCGGGCCTTCTGGGAGTTCCAGGCCGAGTGGCGTGCGGTCGAGTCGTACGACTGGGGCTTTCGGCTGCGCCGTCGTCCCACCAGCACGGTCTCACTGGTGATGGGACCGCCTGCGGCGCCGAAGACGGGGCGGAACAGGCTGCGTCTTGAGGTGACCCGGCGCGACGGTGAATCCGGCGAGTTCGTGGACGCCGGCGGGAACGAGTTCCACGTCACGCGCTGACCGGCCGTCTCCTCCATCGAGGCGGCATGCGCGGTAGTCGGCGGTCGGCGG
This Streptomyces sp. NBC_00377 DNA region includes the following protein-coding sequences:
- the sigJ gene encoding RNA polymerase sigma factor SigJ; translation: MTTTAGPGDDQGDPGLSAIMSERRRLINLGYRLLGSLADAEDVVQETYTRWYALSPQEQRAIESPGAWLMTVASRICLNLLGSARARRETYVGEWIPEPLPDPVQWITGHSGGGGLDPADRVTLDESVTMAFLVVLDSMTPAERVAFVLHDVFCYPFGEVAEVTGRTAAACRQLASSARRRIRTARTPADSSAGQAHVVRQFKRAWETKDIDALVGLLDPDATATADGGGLAVTHLHPIVGGERIAKAYAKIARVAGDRTTFMECTVNGLPGLAALQDGDIATVFAFEIADDRIRHIWAVRNPEKLRPWRIT
- a CDS encoding VOC family protein, which encodes MLTGIVIDALDAARLDRFWLDATRGRTDGLRLRFVPTTKPKAAQKNRLHLDLAGGPDWQGEVARLLALGATRVDIGQGDVPWDVLADPEGNEFCVLRPGHPGVLADAGLAAICLDIAEEDRYGQRAFWEFQAEWRAVESYDWGFRLRRRPTSTVSLVMGPPAAPKTGRNRLRLEVTRRDGESGEFVDAGGNEFHVTR